In Palaemon carinicauda isolate YSFRI2023 chromosome 14, ASM3689809v2, whole genome shotgun sequence, the following proteins share a genomic window:
- the LOC137653353 gene encoding cuticle protein 7-like codes for MAKVIMYSATVMLVVAMAGVVLAESSIAYPPPYGHPTYKQKGIPYSFSYAIKDDYVGADYGQAEKSNGELVQGTYYVALPDGRLQTVKYQADHVVGYVADVEYEGDAKHPIPSYGPSPIYRPQYPAPVPHPPTTEAPTEEPATTYPEEEEA; via the exons ATGGCAAAG GTCATCATGTACTCTGCAACTGTTATGTTGGTGGTTGCAATGGCAGGCGTAGTTCTAGCAGAATCTTCCATCGCCTATCCACCACCATACGGGCACCCCACTTACAAGCAG AAGGGCATCCCCTACTCCTTCTCCTACGCCATCAAGGACGACTACGTCGGCGCCGACTACGGCCAGGCCGAGAAATCCAACGGAGAACTCGTCCAAGGAACTTACTACGTCGCTTTACCCGACGGACGCCTCCAAACA GTGAAATACCAAGCCGATCACGTCGTAGGCTACGTCGCCGACGTCGAATATGAGGGCGACGCCAAACACCCAATCCCTAGCTACGGCCCTAGCCCCATCTACAGGCCCCAGTACCCCGCCCCAGTCCCCCACCCACCCACCACCGAGGCCCCCACTGAGGAACCAGCCACTACTTACCCCGAGGAAGAAGAAGCCTGA